Proteins co-encoded in one Haladaptatus sp. ZSTT2 genomic window:
- a CDS encoding cytochrome P450, with amino-acid sequence MSLVETPTRRPPGPTGFPMVGNGLQFGHDPLGYMTHAARSYGDIVYLEFGRRPFYQLNHPEYIKYVLVENNQNYVKGDLFQYQLRLLGQGLLNSEGATWREQRHRLEPAFHPTRIAAFAETMTAYTTRLTDEWRDGEVRDIHDDMMRLTLEIVADALFSVDIRKESVEIGAALETVMEQFRRSSRLPVEVPDWVPTPGNIEFHRAAKALDAVVANIIRERQAGERDGADDVVSRLLDAGVPSDNLRDEVLTLVLAGHETTALALSYSFDLLTRNPAVLADLHAELDELEGQPPTMADIPHMELTDRVLKESMRLYPPVYGLLREPIAADEIGGYPIPPGATIGMHQWVLHRDPRFFPDPRSFRPDRWTPAFEQQLPAFAYFPFGGGPRRCIGDRFAMLEAKFVLATILQQFDIEAVSDRPLKLDPAITLRPKNGVSVRVTRR; translated from the coding sequence ATGTCTCTCGTCGAAACGCCCACGAGACGGCCGCCCGGGCCGACTGGCTTTCCGATGGTTGGAAACGGCCTCCAGTTCGGCCACGACCCACTCGGCTACATGACGCACGCAGCGCGTTCCTATGGCGACATCGTCTATCTGGAATTCGGCAGACGCCCCTTCTACCAGTTGAACCATCCCGAATACATCAAGTACGTCCTCGTCGAGAACAACCAGAATTACGTCAAAGGCGACTTGTTCCAGTACCAACTCCGCTTGCTCGGACAGGGTTTGCTGAACAGCGAAGGCGCGACTTGGCGCGAACAGCGCCACCGTCTCGAACCGGCGTTCCATCCGACGAGAATTGCGGCGTTTGCGGAGACGATGACCGCCTACACCACCCGCCTCACCGACGAGTGGCGAGACGGCGAGGTGCGTGACATCCACGACGACATGATGCGACTGACCTTGGAAATCGTCGCGGACGCCCTGTTCTCGGTGGATATTCGCAAGGAGTCGGTCGAAATCGGCGCGGCCCTCGAAACCGTGATGGAGCAGTTCCGTCGCTCCTCGCGACTCCCGGTTGAAGTGCCCGATTGGGTTCCGACGCCCGGCAACATCGAGTTTCACCGCGCGGCGAAGGCGCTCGACGCCGTCGTGGCGAACATCATCCGCGAGCGACAGGCAGGTGAGCGAGACGGCGCAGACGACGTGGTGTCGCGCCTCCTCGACGCCGGAGTTCCCTCAGACAACCTCCGCGACGAGGTGTTGACGCTCGTGCTCGCTGGCCACGAGACGACGGCGCTCGCGCTCTCGTATTCGTTCGACCTGCTCACCCGCAATCCTGCCGTTCTCGCTGATCTCCACGCCGAACTCGACGAACTGGAGGGCCAGCCCCCGACGATGGCGGACATTCCACACATGGAACTCACCGACCGGGTGTTGAAAGAGTCGATGCGCCTCTATCCGCCGGTGTACGGCCTGCTGCGCGAACCCATCGCGGCCGACGAAATCGGCGGCTACCCCATCCCGCCAGGTGCGACCATCGGGATGCACCAGTGGGTGCTCCACCGCGACCCGCGCTTTTTCCCCGACCCGAGAAGCTTCCGGCCCGACCGCTGGACGCCTGCCTTCGAGCAGCAGCTTCCGGCGTTCGCCTACTTCCCCTTCGGGGGTGGCCCGCGCCGGTGTATCGGGGATCGCTTTGCCATGCTCGAAGCGAAGTTCGTGCTGGCGACGATTCTCCAACAGTTCGACATCGAAGCCGTGTCGGACCGCCCGCTGAAACTCGACCCGGCGATTACACTGCGGCCAAAAAATGGCGTTTCGGTGCGGGTGACGCGGCGGTAA
- a CDS encoding winged helix DNA-binding protein, which yields MHSKHATATTETLPPDLASPRAKLIYLYLHLYLRTEREATIDDLHEALDMAKIALYPILRKLIRRGYVEHEGSDYRFLA from the coding sequence ATGCATTCGAAGCACGCGACAGCCACGACAGAAACACTCCCGCCAGACCTCGCCTCGCCACGCGCAAAGCTCATCTACCTCTACTTGCACCTCTACTTGCGAACCGAACGCGAGGCTACCATCGACGACCTCCACGAGGCACTCGACATGGCCAAAATCGCACTCTACCCGATTCTCCGAAAACTCATTCGGCGGGGCTACGTCGAACACGAGGGTAGTGACTACCGATTCCTCGCCTGA
- a CDS encoding DUF7139 domain-containing protein has protein sequence MESIADAYSKRERPERDPRRVLAGGLFLVLGTAGLISAIAMATTGLFETLGLSVFGARKLAGVLAGVAIPAILLGIVIALPTEKAALRGVLGGSLLALIGVAIFQFAYPYWWSGATTGNPDLTLLVVGTYFLGTIVAFAYVFVAVATFKTRNTPGDKVTVEIMTEGETRTIEVHRSEVAETISATNRSHSNN, from the coding sequence ATGGAGAGTATCGCAGACGCCTACAGCAAGCGAGAACGCCCCGAGCGCGACCCGCGCCGGGTGCTCGCTGGTGGGCTGTTTCTCGTCCTTGGGACCGCCGGACTCATCTCCGCGATTGCCATGGCGACGACGGGCCTCTTCGAGACCCTTGGCCTGAGCGTGTTCGGCGCGCGAAAGCTCGCCGGGGTGCTCGCAGGCGTCGCCATTCCGGCCATTCTACTCGGCATCGTGATTGCGCTCCCGACCGAGAAAGCCGCTCTGCGTGGTGTTCTCGGGGGGAGTTTGCTCGCGCTTATCGGCGTCGCCATCTTCCAGTTCGCCTATCCCTACTGGTGGAGCGGCGCGACGACGGGGAATCCAGACCTCACCTTGCTCGTCGTCGGGACGTACTTCCTCGGGACAATCGTCGCCTTCGCCTACGTGTTCGTCGCCGTCGCCACGTTCAAAACCCGTAACACGCCCGGTGATAAGGTGACCGTCGAAATCATGACCGAAGGCGAGACGCGCACGATTGAAGTCCACCGCTCTGAGGTCGCTGAGACGATTTCTGCCACCAACCGCTCGCACTCGAACAACTGA
- a CDS encoding metal-dependent hydrolase — protein MTTTHIAVGMTLAYGLVALFPEFTPVVLGVAIVASIFPDLDVLFEHRKTLHFPVYYALVALPAAVVAAVWPSTLSVGVFTFLLFAWVHSVSDIFGGGAEARPWEVESRRAVYVHLTKRWLPPDRGVRYDGSPEDLALVVAFSVPAFVLSDGPLFYLLCVNLALSVVYTVFRKQVPDFDLS, from the coding sequence ATGACGACAACGCACATCGCAGTCGGCATGACCCTCGCCTACGGACTCGTGGCGCTGTTCCCCGAGTTTACACCCGTCGTCCTCGGCGTCGCCATCGTCGCGAGTATCTTCCCCGACCTCGACGTGCTGTTCGAGCACCGAAAGACGCTCCACTTCCCCGTCTACTACGCGCTCGTCGCCCTCCCCGCCGCCGTGGTCGCCGCCGTTTGGCCCTCGACGCTCTCGGTTGGCGTGTTCACCTTCCTGTTGTTCGCGTGGGTCCACTCGGTGTCCGACATCTTCGGCGGTGGCGCAGAGGCCCGCCCGTGGGAAGTCGAGTCGCGACGCGCGGTGTACGTCCACCTCACGAAGCGCTGGCTTCCACCCGACAGAGGCGTCAGATACGACGGCTCGCCCGAAGACCTCGCGCTCGTGGTGGCGTTTTCGGTGCCCGCCTTCGTTCTCTCTGACGGCCCGTTGTTCTACCTGCTCTGTGTGAACCTCGCGCTGTCGGTCGTCTACACGGTGTTCAGAAAGCAGGTTCCCGATTTCGACCTCTCGTGA
- a CDS encoding protein sorting system archaetidylserine decarboxylase has product MSTGLAPDGLKFAVIAFLAGLAATIFSPIGALFGFLLSGSVLLFYRDPDREITTEGVAAPADGKVSVIRREGDQLRVGTYMSARDVHVNRAPLAGTVQNVTHKPGGYKLAFSKESDNNEQLHIEFEEFTVVLIAGWFARRIHPYVEAGDEVEKGDRIGHISFGSRADVLLPPDITEDMLAVEEGDRVYAGTSMLAHGFKE; this is encoded by the coding sequence ATGTCCACCGGACTCGCTCCAGACGGCCTCAAATTCGCGGTAATCGCGTTCTTGGCTGGCCTCGCGGCGACGATTTTCTCCCCGATTGGCGCGCTGTTTGGCTTTCTCCTCTCTGGGTCTGTGTTGCTGTTCTACCGCGACCCCGACCGCGAGATAACCACTGAGGGTGTCGCCGCCCCCGCAGACGGCAAGGTGTCGGTCATCCGCCGCGAGGGCGACCAACTCCGCGTTGGCACCTACATGAGCGCCCGCGACGTCCACGTGAACCGCGCCCCACTCGCGGGGACGGTGCAGAACGTCACGCACAAACCCGGCGGCTACAAGCTCGCCTTCTCGAAAGAGTCGGACAACAACGAACAGCTCCACATCGAATTCGAAGAGTTCACCGTCGTGCTCATCGCCGGCTGGTTCGCCCGGCGCATCCATCCCTACGTCGAAGCCGGTGATGAGGTCGAAAAAGGCGACCGTATCGGCCACATCTCCTTCGGAAGTCGCGCCGACGTGCTTCTCCCACCCGACATCACCGAAGACATGCTGGCGGTCGAAGAAGGCGACCGCGTGTATGCGGGCACCTCGATGCTCGCCCACGGGTTTAAGGAGTAA
- a CDS encoding winged helix-turn-helix domain-containing protein, with product MEGVLWYVLASSRGGPTRVRILKALNERPQNANQLATALELDYTTIRHHLDVLMKNNVVRRTDDDYAAVYLFTDQLKSNWDVVEEVLAVVDREDP from the coding sequence ATGGAGGGCGTTCTCTGGTACGTGCTTGCGAGTTCACGAGGCGGCCCGACGCGGGTTCGCATTCTCAAAGCACTCAACGAGCGGCCACAGAACGCAAACCAACTCGCAACGGCGCTAGAGCTCGACTACACGACGATTCGCCACCACCTCGACGTGCTGATGAAGAACAACGTCGTTCGTCGCACGGACGACGACTACGCGGCCGTCTACCTGTTCACCGACCAGCTCAAATCGAACTGGGACGTCGTCGAAGAGGTGCTCGCAGTCGTTGACCGGGAGGACCCATGA
- a CDS encoding COG4315 family predicted lipoprotein: MAISRRLFLAVTASASLAGCLGGSGGETTETTTTASTTEATTTDAEMTTTEGGMDGATVQVTSHPDLGDILVGPDGRTLYMFDRDTEGDPMSTCSGGCASTWPPLTVTDSPTKTDDVSAALTTFERDDGSMQVAAGGWPLYYFAPDENPGDAKGQGVNDIWWVLKPDGTPIRPSETDDTETSQSYYAF; this comes from the coding sequence ATGGCCATTTCACGACGCCTGTTTCTCGCCGTGACCGCCTCTGCAAGCCTCGCGGGCTGCCTTGGCGGCTCTGGCGGCGAGACGACCGAGACGACAACGACGGCGTCCACGACCGAGGCGACGACCACGGACGCAGAAATGACAACCACCGAAGGCGGGATGGACGGGGCCACCGTGCAGGTCACGTCCCACCCCGACCTCGGCGACATTCTCGTTGGCCCGGACGGACGCACCCTCTACATGTTCGACCGGGACACCGAAGGCGACCCGATGAGCACCTGCAGCGGGGGCTGTGCGTCGACGTGGCCGCCGCTTACCGTCACCGACTCGCCCACGAAAACGGACGACGTGTCTGCAGCACTCACCACCTTCGAGCGAGATGACGGCTCGATGCAGGTGGCTGCGGGTGGCTGGCCGCTCTACTACTTCGCCCCTGATGAGAACCCCGGTGACGCGAAAGGGCAGGGTGTAAACGACATCTGGTGGGTACTCAAACCCGATGGAACGCCGATCAGACCGTCGGAGACCGACGACACAGAAACCAGCCAGAGCTACTACGCGTTCTGA
- a CDS encoding HalOD1 output domain-containing protein, translated as MYETLRMNGNEGAFTRPVSELLVEALADWHAVEPHELHVCVFDYVDPEALDSLFRTTRVGGRREGTVTVPLEEVVATIEVTATDAVDISLEPKQADPASGVSSYTGLSD; from the coding sequence ATGTACGAAACGCTTCGGATGAACGGAAACGAGGGGGCATTTACGCGGCCAGTGAGCGAGTTACTCGTCGAAGCGCTCGCAGACTGGCACGCAGTCGAGCCACACGAATTGCACGTGTGCGTGTTCGACTACGTTGACCCCGAAGCACTCGATTCGCTCTTTCGAACGACGCGCGTCGGCGGCCGACGAGAAGGAACGGTGACCGTTCCACTCGAAGAGGTTGTCGCCACAATCGAAGTCACGGCCACAGACGCGGTCGATATTTCTCTCGAACCAAAGCAGGCAGACCCAGCCAGCGGCGTCTCTTCGTACACTGGCCTTAGCGACTAA
- a CDS encoding PAS domain S-box protein, whose protein sequence is MRSHLAANDIRVEFTDTDQWRSRLADEEVHAFVTDFDSYDALCSVDSSLPVIIYDDPPSEHAIATAYEAGVATVIQRTPESIHILSETLQRIRTTEPREPRLETRDDAHLAAIVESTADCIITIDTDSIIQFVNPAVEALFGYEPAELIGESLAVLMSDSLAAQHHDAVARYLETNQRHFDWSYAELPGVHKDGSDVPFGVSFSEFTQDGTRYFTGVIRDIADRKQAEQLRRKRKRQFEAVFNDPFTFFALLGPDGTVYNANQPALDVASVALEDVVGKQFWDCPWWSHSAELQAQLKGELERVADGEYSKFEVTYERSDGTTVAVDFQARPVFVGDTVTGIVAEGLDISEERRLQDELRTQRNLNQQVIDTAPVGIMILDETGEIEHINDRAVEIAGVSRDQLRNSPPDFAFTDGNGEPLSIDELPFTKVLESGATVYDFELGITRPDGSWVWLSINGSRTRVEDGDAMRGIFTFEDITETKQRETRFEALNEKAQQLPEAKTASEVCSIVVEAATDVLDLPYTYILEYDEAEGDLTLAAQTNGAAALVDSPLLGEVGDSPVWEVFIRDEATVLSEFSAPTEENASVQCVGIFPLGEFGVFVTCSPEKEAFRETDLLLTGMLCSNARSSLNRAAREADLRNQRDRLEQKNKRLNRVNRINRAIRDITKVLIQADTQEEIEALVCEKLADIDPFAFVWIGHTNPTTEAVTPVSSAGAGDGYLDHITITTDGTETSRGPATRAIETREPQVQNNILTDAVAEPWREEALSRGFRASAAVPIVYRDTVYGVLNLYSTKPLVFEEMELSVLGELGQSIGYAMNALERKRALVSESSVELDFTITNLETPILGFIDGSQGQFTLKTAVRRLDGNMHLFFNVRGIAPDVIRTHAEQSAAVSQFTLIAESDGECLCECTIESSTFISTLIERGASLDQLSVEDRAAELKVRVPQSTDVRQFVAHLESTFGHVTLKARREFDTPVMTQQEFENEVRNRLTKRQEEVIKTAYFSGFFEWPRRSNGQEVAEILGVTQPTVNRHIRAGERTLFKLLFDRDERQTQE, encoded by the coding sequence ATGCGTTCACACCTCGCCGCAAACGACATTCGGGTTGAGTTCACCGACACAGACCAGTGGCGAAGCCGACTCGCAGACGAAGAGGTTCACGCCTTCGTCACCGATTTCGATAGTTACGACGCCCTCTGTTCGGTTGATTCATCGCTCCCAGTCATCATCTACGACGACCCACCGTCAGAACACGCCATCGCCACAGCATACGAGGCCGGAGTGGCGACAGTCATTCAGCGCACCCCGGAAAGCATCCACATTCTCAGCGAAACTCTCCAGCGGATACGAACCACCGAGCCACGCGAACCACGCCTCGAGACGCGCGACGACGCCCACCTCGCAGCAATCGTCGAATCCACTGCAGACTGCATCATCACCATCGACACCGACAGCATCATCCAGTTCGTGAATCCGGCGGTCGAAGCGCTGTTTGGCTACGAGCCAGCAGAACTCATCGGCGAATCGCTCGCGGTACTGATGAGCGACAGCCTCGCCGCCCAACACCACGACGCGGTCGCCCGCTATCTCGAGACGAACCAACGCCACTTCGACTGGAGTTACGCAGAACTCCCCGGCGTGCACAAAGACGGCAGCGACGTGCCGTTTGGCGTCTCGTTTTCCGAGTTTACGCAGGATGGAACCCGGTATTTCACGGGCGTCATCCGCGACATCGCAGACCGAAAACAGGCAGAGCAGTTGCGGCGAAAGCGAAAACGCCAGTTCGAGGCGGTGTTCAACGACCCGTTTACGTTTTTCGCCCTGCTCGGGCCGGATGGGACGGTGTACAACGCAAACCAGCCCGCCCTCGACGTGGCGAGCGTTGCCTTAGAGGACGTGGTTGGCAAGCAGTTCTGGGACTGCCCGTGGTGGTCTCACTCTGCGGAACTCCAAGCGCAGCTAAAAGGCGAACTCGAACGCGTTGCAGACGGCGAGTACAGCAAGTTCGAAGTCACGTACGAACGGTCTGATGGCACCACCGTCGCCGTCGATTTCCAAGCGCGGCCGGTGTTCGTTGGCGATACCGTGACCGGCATCGTCGCAGAGGGACTCGACATCAGCGAAGAACGACGCCTCCAAGACGAGTTGCGCACCCAGCGCAATCTCAACCAGCAGGTCATCGACACCGCGCCGGTCGGCATCATGATTCTCGACGAAACAGGGGAAATCGAACACATCAACGACCGCGCGGTGGAGATTGCAGGCGTCTCGCGCGACCAGTTGCGAAACTCCCCACCCGACTTTGCGTTTACCGACGGCAACGGCGAACCGCTTTCTATCGACGAACTCCCGTTCACGAAAGTGCTCGAATCGGGAGCCACCGTCTACGACTTCGAGTTGGGCATCACCCGACCCGACGGCAGTTGGGTGTGGCTGTCGATAAACGGCTCGCGGACGCGCGTTGAAGACGGCGATGCGATGCGCGGCATCTTCACGTTCGAAGATATCACCGAGACGAAACAGCGCGAGACGCGCTTCGAAGCGTTGAACGAAAAAGCCCAACAACTCCCCGAAGCGAAGACCGCCTCCGAGGTCTGTTCAATCGTGGTCGAAGCGGCCACAGACGTCCTCGACCTCCCCTACACCTACATCTTAGAGTACGACGAAGCAGAAGGCGACCTCACACTCGCCGCCCAGACAAACGGGGCGGCCGCGCTCGTCGACTCGCCGTTGCTCGGGGAGGTTGGCGACAGCCCGGTGTGGGAGGTGTTCATCCGCGACGAAGCGACCGTCTTATCCGAGTTCTCCGCCCCCACCGAAGAGAACGCGAGCGTCCAGTGTGTGGGCATCTTCCCACTTGGCGAGTTCGGCGTGTTCGTGACGTGCTCGCCCGAGAAGGAGGCGTTTCGCGAGACAGACCTGTTGCTCACCGGGATGCTCTGTTCGAACGCGCGCTCGTCGCTCAATCGCGCCGCCCGGGAAGCAGACCTGCGCAACCAGCGCGACCGCCTCGAACAGAAAAACAAGCGACTCAACCGGGTAAACCGCATCAATCGAGCCATCCGCGACATCACGAAGGTGCTGATTCAAGCGGACACCCAAGAGGAAATCGAAGCCCTCGTCTGTGAGAAGTTGGCGGACATCGACCCGTTTGCGTTCGTCTGGATTGGCCACACGAATCCGACGACAGAGGCGGTTACGCCGGTTAGCTCTGCGGGCGCTGGCGACGGCTACCTCGACCACATCACCATCACGACCGACGGCACGGAGACGAGTCGCGGGCCTGCAACGCGGGCCATCGAAACCAGAGAGCCACAGGTCCAGAACAATATCTTGACCGACGCGGTCGCAGAGCCGTGGCGCGAAGAGGCGCTTTCGCGTGGTTTCCGGGCGAGTGCAGCTGTCCCCATTGTCTACAGAGACACCGTGTACGGCGTGTTGAACCTGTATTCAACGAAACCGCTCGTCTTCGAGGAGATGGAGCTGTCCGTACTCGGAGAACTCGGCCAGTCGATTGGCTATGCGATGAACGCCCTCGAACGAAAGCGCGCGCTCGTAAGCGAGAGTTCGGTCGAACTCGACTTCACCATCACAAACCTCGAAACGCCAATCCTCGGCTTCATCGACGGCTCGCAGGGCCAGTTCACGCTGAAAACCGCCGTGCGACGACTCGACGGAAACATGCACCTGTTTTTCAACGTGCGGGGAATTGCCCCCGACGTAATTCGGACGCACGCAGAGCAATCGGCTGCCGTCAGTCAGTTCACGCTCATCGCAGAGTCGGACGGCGAGTGTCTCTGTGAGTGTACCATCGAGAGTTCGACGTTCATCTCGACGCTCATCGAACGGGGGGCGAGTCTCGACCAGCTCTCGGTCGAAGATCGGGCGGCGGAGTTGAAAGTCAGAGTGCCACAGAGCACGGACGTCCGCCAGTTCGTCGCCCACCTCGAATCGACGTTTGGGCACGTCACGCTCAAGGCGCGCCGAGAGTTCGACACTCCCGTGATGACCCAACAAGAGTTCGAAAACGAGGTGCGAAACCGGCTCACAAAACGCCAAGAAGAGGTCATCAAAACGGCGTATTTCAGCGGCTTTTTCGAATGGCCACGCCGGAGTAATGGTCAGGAAGTCGCAGAGATACTCGGCGTGACACAACCGACCGTCAACAGACATATTCGCGCCGGTGAGCGGACCTTATTCAAGTTACTCTTTGACAGAGACGAGCGTCAGACGCAAGAGTAG
- a CDS encoding PASTA domain-containing protein, which translates to MSFDPRRGGIGIGRDAPFRVDELERVNREHLDDEEAAEIETHIRARDELIATLQTDLVGIQSERDALTHRVEVLEKERDSLLDRLDGFEATRPMLEPDAVFTDFGDALTAASAELSGTNYAVSDLHVDFKTLVVNTDEGIRFHLPEPSESVLSESISTFRFDLTATAKKPETTFVSVPDVRFVDREAAEAVIARAGLTVGSVDVITSDDQPGTVIEQFPSPFSLTEPEMPVDLVLADGEVERVLDERDVTQPERESRGIVALTEISGVGETFARRLENANIKRVVEVASADPEELAVVLGTSVGRAEKIISDAQRLK; encoded by the coding sequence ATGAGTTTTGACCCCCGGCGCGGGGGAATTGGTATCGGTCGAGACGCGCCGTTTCGTGTCGATGAGTTAGAGCGCGTAAACCGCGAGCACTTAGACGATGAGGAAGCTGCAGAGATAGAGACGCACATTCGCGCCCGTGACGAACTGATTGCAACCCTCCAGACAGATCTCGTCGGGATTCAAAGCGAGCGCGACGCGCTGACCCACCGCGTCGAAGTGTTGGAAAAAGAGCGAGACTCCCTTCTCGACCGCCTTGATGGGTTCGAGGCGACGCGACCGATGCTCGAACCGGATGCCGTCTTCACGGATTTCGGTGATGCACTCACGGCTGCGAGCGCCGAACTGTCCGGTACAAACTACGCCGTCTCTGACCTTCACGTTGATTTCAAAACGCTGGTCGTGAACACCGACGAAGGCATTCGCTTTCACCTGCCAGAACCGAGCGAATCCGTCCTGAGTGAATCGATTAGCACGTTCCGTTTTGATCTCACAGCCACAGCCAAAAAGCCGGAGACGACGTTCGTATCCGTGCCAGACGTGCGGTTCGTGGACCGCGAAGCGGCGGAAGCCGTCATCGCCCGCGCCGGGTTGACCGTTGGCAGCGTCGACGTGATTACGAGCGACGACCAGCCAGGAACCGTGATAGAACAGTTCCCGTCACCGTTTTCGCTCACCGAACCGGAGATGCCGGTCGATTTAGTCCTCGCAGACGGCGAGGTTGAGCGCGTCCTCGACGAGCGAGACGTGACGCAACCAGAACGCGAGTCGCGCGGAATCGTTGCACTCACGGAGATTTCGGGGGTGGGAGAGACGTTTGCGCGGCGACTCGAAAACGCCAACATCAAACGAGTGGTTGAGGTTGCTTCGGCAGACCCTGAAGAACTTGCAGTGGTCCTCGGAACTAGCGTCGGTCGAGCTGAGAAAATTATTTCCGACGCGCAGAGGCTCAAATGA
- a CDS encoding GNAT family N-acetyltransferase: MPGARVTSGERVTLRTAEAEDIPFLQRAGAEPELRYSLGHKVKNQGQYEISSNRNGPDTLIVCLENEEPADGADGITRIGQIAVMDGHYKRPELGYWLVPEVHGEGYGKEAVSLVIDYVFRSYNTPAIGAQAFDFNEASRGLLESLGFTEEGRKRQFMFVDGAHRDMVQYGLLREEWDGA; encoded by the coding sequence ATGCCAGGTGCACGCGTCACGAGCGGCGAGCGGGTCACACTTCGGACCGCCGAAGCCGAAGACATCCCCTTTCTTCAGCGCGCAGGTGCCGAGCCAGAACTTCGGTATTCGCTTGGCCACAAGGTGAAAAATCAGGGCCAGTACGAAATTTCGTCCAATCGAAACGGCCCGGATACACTCATCGTCTGTCTCGAAAATGAGGAGCCAGCAGACGGCGCAGACGGCATCACTCGAATCGGACAAATCGCGGTCATGGATGGTCACTACAAACGCCCGGAACTCGGCTACTGGCTCGTCCCTGAGGTACACGGTGAGGGCTACGGCAAAGAGGCCGTCTCGCTCGTCATCGACTACGTCTTTCGCTCGTACAACACACCCGCGATTGGCGCGCAAGCGTTCGACTTCAACGAAGCGTCGCGCGGCCTCTTAGAATCGCTTGGCTTCACCGAAGAAGGGCGAAAACGCCAGTTCATGTTCGTCGATGGTGCCCATCGCGACATGGTGCAGTACGGGTTGCTCCGTGAGGAGTGGGACGGCGCGTAA
- a CDS encoding DUF7410 domain-containing protein encodes MTELTPETVVSDTDPPATYCRYCDQPFDSAQTRALHVGERHADVWTNADQTAYDEALAAEDDELWVYHMKVVVGLAVTYAIVVVVYMIVLG; translated from the coding sequence ATGACCGAACTCACTCCAGAAACAGTCGTCTCGGACACAGACCCACCCGCAACGTACTGTCGCTACTGCGACCAGCCGTTCGATTCGGCACAAACCCGCGCACTCCACGTCGGAGAACGCCACGCAGACGTGTGGACGAACGCAGACCAGACGGCCTACGACGAGGCGCTCGCTGCAGAGGACGACGAACTCTGGGTGTACCACATGAAAGTCGTCGTCGGCCTCGCGGTGACGTACGCCATCGTCGTGGTCGTCTACATGATTGTCCTCGGCTGA
- a CDS encoding CGCGG family putative rSAM-modified RiPP protein — protein sequence MTSAHTDKHGTVEPVTDRIHETSWSANLEKPQHAADIDLVIAQALTAIELTAPGNHVNLVTHGDHDHPETFLFDALENAVENTDITWEYIKQCGCGGHVTRVHVE from the coding sequence ATGACTTCCGCGCATACCGACAAACACGGCACAGTCGAACCGGTTACAGACCGCATCCATGAGACCTCGTGGTCGGCGAATCTCGAAAAGCCACAGCACGCTGCCGACATCGACCTCGTCATTGCGCAGGCACTCACTGCAATCGAGCTGACGGCACCGGGAAACCACGTCAATCTCGTCACGCACGGTGACCACGACCACCCCGAAACGTTCCTTTTCGACGCACTCGAGAACGCGGTCGAAAACACGGATATCACTTGGGAGTATATCAAGCAGTGTGGGTGTGGCGGTCACGTAACCCGCGTACACGTCGAGTGA